The nucleotide window TCGCCGATGTCGGTCCCGCCGACCATGTCCAGGTGGATCGCTGAGCCGCCGAAGATGGTGAACCAGAGGCTGAAGACCAGAGTCGGCACACCCAGCACGGCGACCACGAACCCGCGGATGGTGCGGCCCTTGGAGATCTTCGCCAGGAAGATCCCGACGAACGCGCCCCAGCTCAACCACCAGGCCATCATGAAGTAGGTCCACCACTGCATCCACTGCAGGTCCTCCGGGGTGCCCGGAGTCAGCAGCGCGACCATCGGGAACTCGGCGATGAACTGACCCATGGAACGGAAGTACAGGTTGCTGATGAAGCTGGTGGGTCCGATGAACAGCACATAGATCCCCAGCGCGGCGGCCGCGAGCATGGTGGCCTTGCTGATCCATTTGATGCCCCTGCTCACGCCAGACATGGCCGAGAGGGTGAAGATGACCGTGATCACCGCGATGATGATGACCTGGATGACGAGGTCCGAGGGGAGTCCGGTGAGGCTGTTGATGCCTTCGGCGATCTGCGCCGCGCCCAGCCCGAGCGAGGTGGTGGTGCCGAAGAGCGTCGCGATGATGGTGAAGATGTCGATGAGCTGCCCGGCCCATCCATCCATGCTCCGCCCCAGCACGGGGCGCAGCATCGGAGAGACCAGACCGGTGTTGCCGCGCCGATGCGTGGAGTAGGCGATCGCCAGGCCGAAGACCCCGAACAGCGCCCAGGCGTTGGGCCCCCAGTTGAAGTAGGAGAACTGCATCGCCGTGACGGCGGCATCCACCGTCTCGGGCTCGGCCAGCCCATGCGGGGGCACCATGAAGTGGGTCATGGGTTCGGCTGCGCCGTAGCTGATCAGCCCGATACCCATCACGGTGCCGCAGATCATGGCGATCCAGGACCAGTTGCTGAATTCGGGGCGATCATCATCGGCGCCCAGCCGGATTGTGCCGAACCTGCTCAGGCCCAGATAGACCATCAGCACGATGCAGCCTGCGGTGACCACCAGGTAGGCCCAGCCGATGTTCTGCGAAGACCAGTTCGACGCCGCGGTCATCACCGTGGTGAGGCTTCCGGGGGAAAATGTCGCCCACGCGACGAAGCTCAGCAGGGCAGCCACCGAGACATAGAAGACTCCGCCCGGGCGACCGGGGCTCGGCTGGTGCTGCTCGAGGGTGGTGCTGTTCGGGCCTGCTGCGGGCCCCTGGTCTTGCCGGCTCATGGGTGTCACGTGTCC belongs to Nesterenkonia halotolerans and includes:
- a CDS encoding BCCT family transporter, with the protein product MSRQDQGPAAGPNSTTLEQHQPSPGRPGGVFYVSVAALLSFVAWATFSPGSLTTVMTAASNWSSQNIGWAYLVVTAGCIVLMVYLGLSRFGTIRLGADDDRPEFSNWSWIAMICGTVMGIGLISYGAAEPMTHFMVPPHGLAEPETVDAAVTAMQFSYFNWGPNAWALFGVFGLAIAYSTHRRGNTGLVSPMLRPVLGRSMDGWAGQLIDIFTIIATLFGTTTSLGLGAAQIAEGINSLTGLPSDLVIQVIIIAVITVIFTLSAMSGVSRGIKWISKATMLAAAALGIYVLFIGPTSFISNLYFRSMGQFIAEFPMVALLTPGTPEDLQWMQWWTYFMMAWWLSWGAFVGIFLAKISKGRTIRGFVVAVLGVPTLVFSLWFTIFGGSAIHLDMVGGTDIGEATLADTNVTFFALLGELPLTAITSVLTVIMVILFFVSSADSNTFVLSVLSSHGSMHPARPMLGLWGLLTGVCAIVLLIAGGLQALQQTALLSAVPFTVIVTLLGISLVKELRRDARFTTAPVVKSRTTKPAPRA